A genomic window from Quercus lobata isolate SW786 chromosome 10, ValleyOak3.0 Primary Assembly, whole genome shotgun sequence includes:
- the LOC115965587 gene encoding RING-H2 finger protein ATL46-like, which produces MYKIPFEIKQKDGSLVYPPPQSSLSAPYFSTNYETEATPTSSFNRISPVLLLLIVILAVIFFIYGLLHLLVRFCMKVPSSSAVFQSNRYPETSGSHTFQRQLQQLFRLHDSGLDQAFIDALPVFYYKDIMGLREPSDCAVCLCEFSDLDKLRLLPTCSHAFHTECIDVWLLSNSTCPLCRGTLSASGNSMEIPALNFAVSREQSNRFPSNGENRSSSSQNPINIEEAVCEKRVFSVRLGKFRSLHDDGVGSGRREGETSSCNLDARRCYSMGTYQYVVDDSNLQVALSDSSGVGDGGSNVNHVNERGYLANFSDTGDVEGKKIIGHTKGESFSVSKIWLWSKKSRFPSSSNNRMDLLPSLNASLPINNDETHAV; this is translated from the coding sequence atgtataaaattccATTTGAAATCAAGCAAAAAGATGGTAGTTTGGTATACCCACCTCCTCAGTCATCTCTCTCTGCTCCATATTTTAGTACTAACTATGAGACAGAAGCAACCCCAACATCATCTTTCAACAGAATTAGTCCAGTACTTCTTTTGCTTATAGTAATTCTAGCAGTAATCTTCTTCATCTATGGTCTTCTCCATTTACTTGTAAGATTTTGTATGAAAGTGCCATCTTCTTCAGCTGTTTTTCAATCAAATAGATACCCGGAAACCTCTGGCTCCCATACTTTCCAAAGACAGCTTCAACAACTCTTTCGCTTACATGACTCAGGTCTAGACCAAGCTTTCATTGATGCTCTACCAGTATTCTACTACAAAGATATAATGGGTTTGAGGGAGCCATCTGATTGTGCTGTTTGTTTATGTGAATTTTCTGACCTTGACAAGCTAAGGTTGCTTCCAACGTGTAGTCATGCTTTTCATACTGAGTGTATAGATGTATGGCTTCTTTCAAACTCAACATGCCCTCTTTGTAGAGGGACTCTATCGGCCTCTGGCAATTCTATGGAAATTCCAGCACTTAATTTTGCTGTTTCCAGGGAGCAATCAAATAGGTTTCCTAGTAATGGAGAGAATAGGTCTTCTAGTAGTCAGAACCCAATAAATATAGAGGAAGCTGTTTGCGAAAAGAGGGTATTTTCTGTGAGACTTGGGAAGTTCAGAAGCTTACATGATGATGGGGTAGGTAGTGGAAGGAGAGAAGGGGAAACAAGTAGCTGTAATTTGGATGCTAGAAGATGTTATTCAATGGGCACATATCAGTATGTGGTCGATGATTCAAATCTACAAGTGGCATTATCTGATAGTAGTGGTGTTGGTGATGGAGGTAGTAATGTGAATCATGTCAATGAAAGAGGATACCTTGCAAATTTTTCAGATACCGGGGATGTGGAGGGAAAGAAAATCATTGGCCACACCAAAGGTGAGAGCTTCTCCGTATCCAAGATCTGGCTTTGGTCAAAGAAGAGCAGATTTCCAAGTTCTTCGAACAATCGTATGGATTTGTTGCCTTCTCTTAATGCAAGTCTCCCAATTAATAATGATGAAACTCATGCTGTATAG
- the LOC115965590 gene encoding ubiquitin-conjugating enzyme E2-23 kDa-like — MSSPSKRREMDVMKLMMSDYIVETINDGLNEFNVEFHGPKESLYEGGVWKIRVELPDAYPYKSPSIGFVNKIYHPNVDELSGSVCLDVINQSWSPMFDLLNVFEVFLPQLLLYPNPSDPLNGDAASLMMKDRKQYDQKVKEYCDRYAKKEHLTNSTAEVDSDEDISDEESGSSDDEIAGHADP; from the exons atgtcttCTCCAAGCAAGAGGAGAGAGATGGATGTCATGAAGTT GATGATGAGTGATTACATTGTGGAGACAATAAATGATGGACTCAATGAATTCAATGTGGAATTCCATGGTCCAAAAGAAA GCCTTTATGAAGGCGGGGTTTGGAAAATCCGAGTCGAACTTCCTGATGCTTATCCATACAAGTCTCCTTCTATTGGTTTTGTGAACAAGATATACCACCCAAATGTTGATGAGCT ATCTGGTTCTGTGTGCTTGGATGTTATTAATCAATCTTGGAGTCCAATGTTTG ATCTGTTAAACGTGTTTGAAGTTTTCCTTCCACAGCTGTTGCTTTATCCAAATCCTTCTGACCCACTCAATGGTGATGCTGCATCATTGATGATGAAGGATCGAAAGCAGTATGATCAGAAAGTAAAAG AATACTGTGATCGATACGCAAAGAAGGAGCATCTCACCAATTCCACAGCCGAAGTGGATAGTGATGAGGACATCAGTGATGAGGAAAGTGGTTCTAGTGATGATGAAATTGCTGGACATGCTGACCCATAA
- the LOC115965589 gene encoding germin-like protein subfamily T member 1, which yields MMKSSNSPLYLLSCLLMLLLLPVPSLSADPDSLQDFCVADLNASISINGFPCIPASKVSASDFFYDLSKEGITNTSNLNFSVTPANVLSFPAVNTLGIAMNRVDFGPGGLNPPHSHPRATEMGLVLDGSILVGFVTTSNVYYSKVLTPGEVFVIPRGLVHFQKNVGNGKGIVFTSFNSQMPGVVISSTTLFGSQPPMPNEVLTQAFQVDDAVVNSIKSKFGS from the coding sequence ATGATGAAATCATCAAACTCACCCCTCTACCTGCTATCTTGCCTTCTAATGTTACTGCTTCTCCCGGTGCCTTCCCTATCAGCTGACCCCGATTCGTTACAGGACTTTTGTGTTGCAGATTTGAATGCATCCATATCAATCAATGGATTTCCTTGCATACCTGCCTCAAAAGTTAGTGCAAGTGATTTTTTCTATGATCTGAGCAAAGAGGGTATCACTAACACATCGAACTTAAACTTCAGTGTCACTCCTGCAAATGTCCTTTCATTTCCTGCTGTCAACACTCTTGGGATTGCAATGAACCGTGTAGACTTTGGCCCTGGAGGACTTAATCCACCACACTCTCACCCTCGTGCAACTGAGATGGGTTTGGTTCTTGACGGGAGCATACTTGTGGGGTTTGTGACAACTTCCAATGTGTATTACTCTAAGGTTTTGACTCCTGGAGAGGTCTTTGTCATTCCTAGGGGACTTGTACACTTCCAAAAGAATGTTGGAAACGGGAAAGGCATTGTCTTCACTTCTTTCAATAGTCAAATGCCAGGGGTTGTGATTTCCTCAACAACTCTCTTTGGTTCACAACCCCCAATGCCTAATGAAGTGTTAACTCAGGCGTTCCAAGTAGACGATGCTGTTGTCAATAGCATTAAATCCAAATTTGGTTCTTAA
- the LOC115964368 gene encoding probable inactive receptor kinase At2g26730, translated as MDRISIWLLPILIILITPMSISLDEDVKQALVQFMDKLSPGSSQRNINWGWNMSSDPCSGQWAGVYCNYPENVSVGKIALDGYNLTGVFDAGSICMVNSLTILSLKQNQISGSIPEEIGQCKELTHLYLSGNKFSGSLPNSLSQLVNLKRLDISDNNFNGELPDLPRISGLVTFLAQNNHLSGKIPNFDFENFKKYEFNVTNNNFSGPILYLQGHLTADSFFGNSELCGEQLSTACPPSPAPLPSAEDSTPSYKGFFIYLGYIILGVVIVLSLALKFIPKNKPKKEKGDVEKNIIVDDKPSESSNESGFGVNRSDLSMTSLESAVTPSTLLVLTSPLAKELQFEDLLKAPAELLGRGKHGSLYKVVLNSGVVLAVKRIKDWGISEEEFHSRLQKMDQVRHPNILPPVAFYCSNQEKLLVYEYQQKGSLFQLLHELQNGHKFDWGSRLSVAASIAKALAYMYKELHEDKIAHGNLKSTNILFDRNMNACISEYGLMEADKEEQPYLSRTISFKNNNPSGVNTHDTFKLDVYAFGVILLELLTGKLVQNNGTDLATRVHSVVREEWTVEVFNKALLSEGAREERMVNLLHVALNCINPSPNERPSMNHIAVTLNTLKQEEESSISFDTSGIYMGHQL; from the exons ATGGATCGAATTTCCATCTGGTTACTCCCCATTTTAATCATTCTCATCACTCCAATGTCAATTTCATTAGATGAGGATGTGAAGCAGGCGCTAGTTCAATTTATGGACAAACTTTCACCAGGAAGTTCACAAAGAAATATCAACTGGGGTTGGAACATGAGTTCAGATCCTTGCAGTGGCCAATGGGCGGGAGTGTATTGCAACTATCCAGAGAATGTGTCTGTGGGGAAAATAGCACTTGATGGGTACAATCTCACTGGAGTTTTTGATGCCGGTTCTATTTGCATGGTAAATTCTCTTACTATCCTCAGTCTGAAGCAGAACCAAATAAGTGGATCAATACCAGAAGAGATAGGACAATGCAAGGAGCTAACTCATTTGTATTTAAGTGGAAACAAGTTCTCTGGTAGCCTTCCTAATTCTCTCTCACAATTGGTTAACTTGAAGAGGCTTGATATATCTGACAATAACTTCAATGGTGAGCTTCCTGATCTGCCTAGGATTTCAGGCCTGGTAACCTTCTTAGCCCAGAACAATCATTTGAGTGGGAAAAtaccaaattttgattttgaaaacttcaaaaaatatgaatttaatgtCACCAACAACAATTTCAGCGGTCCAATTCTGTATCTCCAAGGCCATTTGACTGCAGATAGCTTTTTTGGTAATTCAGAATTATGTGGAGAACAACTGTCAACTGCTTGTCCACCTTCTCCTGCTCCTTTACCATCTGCAGAGGACTCAACACCATCATATAAAGGGTTTTTTATATACTTAGGCTACATAATTCTAGGTGTGGTTATAGTGCTCTCATTAGCCCTCAAatttattcccaaaaacaagcctaaaaaagaaaagggtgaTGTTGAAAAGAATATTATTGTCGATGACAAGCCTAGTGAATCCTCCAATGAGTCTGGGTTTGGTGTAAACAGGTCAGATTTATCAATGACATCTCTTGAAAGTGCAGTCACTCCATCTACACTTTTAGTTCTCACGAGTCCATTGGCAAAGGAACTGCAATTTGAGGACTTGCTTAAAGCTCCAGCTGAATTGCTTGGGAGAGGAAAGCATGGAAGCCTCTATAAAGTCGTGCTTAATAGTGGGGTCGTTTTGGCTGTAAAGAGGATCAAGGATTGGGGAATTTCTGAAGAAGAATTCCATAGTAGGCTGCAGAAGATGGACCAAGTGAGGCATCCAAATATATTGCCACCAGTTGCATTTTATTGCTCCAATCAAGAGAAGCTTTTGGTCTACGAATATCAGCAGAAAGGCAGCCTCTTCCAGCTTCTCCATG AATTACAAAATGGCCATAAATTTGACTGGGGAAGCAGACTAAGTGTTGCAGCGAGCATTGCCAAGGCCTTGGCATACATGTACAAGGAGCTGCATGAGGATAAGATTGCTCATGGCAACCTAAAGTCCACCAACATTTTGTTTGACAGAAACATGAATGCGTGCATCAGTGAATATGGTCTAATGGAGGCTGACAAAGAAGAACAACCATATCTTTCCCGAACCATTAGTTTCAAAAACAATAATCCGAGTGGAGTCAATACACATGACACTTTCAAGCTGGATGTTTATGCCTTTGGTGTGATTCTTCTTGAGCTGCTGACGGGGAAGCTGGTCCAGAACAATGGGACTGATTTGGCTACAAGGGTGCATTCAGTAGTTAGAGAGGAATGGACTGTTGAAGTCTTTAACAAAGCTTTGCTCTCAGAAGGTGCTAGAGAAGAAAGGATGGTGAACTTGTTGCACGTAGCATTGAATTGCATAAATCCTTCCCCAAATGAAAGGCCAAGCATGAACCATATTGCGGTAACATTAAATACATTAAAACAGGAAGAAGAGAGTTCAATCTCCTTTGATACTTCAGGGATATATATGGGCCATCAACTGTGA